CGAAGTTGAAGCTGCCCAGCAGAAGGTTATCGCGGTTGTTAAGAAACTCGAAGAAGATGGCAAGGTTATTGTTAGTGGTGGCGGGGATGAGATGGTCTAGTTAATCAATTTGATACAAAGAGTATTTTTATTATTCTTTGCCTAACTCATAAAAACAAAATTTTGGTTGTATTATAAACTGTAGGTGGTTTGTGCGTTTATGAGCATCAAGTGAGAATTGATGCTCTTTTCTTCTTCCAGTTTTTCCAGAATTGTGTAGAGCGCGTCTATTCGTTTTGAGACGGTACCTGCAAGATGTATGTACCAAATAATGTTGGCCTGCCCCATTAAGTTGTGTCACCCTTTAAGTTAGTATTTCCACCTTTGGCGCAATCGTTTCCGTTGCTGGAGGCTGATAATTCAGTGCGCTATGGGGTCTAAACTGATTGTATTCTCTCCTCCAGTTTTCTATTAAGACCTTAGCTTCCAGTAAAGTTGTAAAGATTTCTCCATTCAACAGTTCATCTCTGAGCTTTCCATTAAAGGATTAATTGTATCCATTTTCCCAAGGCGAACCTGGTTCAATGAATAATGTTTGAACTCCTAATCGTTCCAACCAGTTTCTGACTACTTTAGCTGTAAACTCAGGGCCGTTGTCAGAGCGAATGAAGCCTGGAAGATATCTATATGTTTTTGATAGTTGTAAGTTATGATTGTTGTTCATCTCTTGATAAGAAAGAATTCATTTGTTCTGTAACTAACAAATGATGCGATTTTCTTTTAATACCAATAATTCCTGCATGGATAACTTTAATCAAGTGAATTTCGCTATCTGTACGAGTTGATAGTTTCACCGCGATTGGATTAAAAACAAGATTGGATATTAAAATACCATAAAATGTAGTATTAAGTGCTACAGCTAGTCCAGGGCCAATCATGCTGGGGTCTGATAAATTCTGCATCATTTGAATTAAACCAATTAATGTACCCATCATTCCAAAAATTGGAGCTTGTGCACCCATAAATCGAATAATACTTTGTCCTTGCGTATGCCGTTCTTTTACAGAATTTATTGACTTTGAAATCAAATCGTTTATATCTTCAACTTTATAATCATCTACTATCATTCTTATTCCTTGTTCAAAAAAACGATTTTCTAAAAATTCGTGGTGGTTTTCTAATCCCTTTCTTCCTTCATTTCTATATTTTTTTAAAAGAGTAATAATTAAATTAATATATTCAAGGGGGTGATGATTGTCAGGTTTAAATGCATTTACAATAACGGGCACCAAGGCAAATATCTTTGAATAATGAAATGCAATAAAAGCTGTTGAAATAGTACCGCCAGCAACAATAAAAAAAGAGCTTAAGCTTAAAAAAACATCAATTTCGCCACCGCGAAGTATGGCGGTAACAATTAAAATAACTCCCGCCAAAACCCCTATAAAAGTACCGAAATCATATTTTTTTGTCATATTGATATAGCTTTAAAATGTGTCAATCAATTAAAAAAGATTATGTAAATTTCTTTTTGATATTTTTATCCCTTATTATTTCAATTTCGACTCTATTGGCCATAGTTTTGTTTTTCTTAGCCATTCTTAAATTAGACTGTCTGGTCGAGTCATAACCTGTGATTACCGTTGAATTTTCTGGAAACCTGTATTTCTTATTGAATACTCTTGCTATTGTATTAGAACGTGCGACAGATAAAGTAAAATTGTTAGAATATTTTTTAGATATTTTTTGGCTATTTTTTAATTCTTTTTTATCGGTGTAGCTCTCAATTCTTATTTGCTTGATTCCTCCCAAAGAAATCATATCTTTAAATTTAGAGTTTAAGCGATTTAAGCCTTTTCTAGATAACTTAATATCCCCAGGAATAAACAAATCAGAACTCGGAAAAATCAACCTAACCTCATCAGCATCATTTCGTATTATTGTTTCAGGGTCAACTC
This is a stretch of genomic DNA from Nitrospinota bacterium. It encodes these proteins:
- a CDS encoding biopolymer transporter ExbB, with amino-acid sequence MTKKYDFGTFIGVLAGVILIVTAILRGGEIDVFLSLSSFFIVAGGTISTAFIAFHYSKIFALVPVIVNAFKPDNHHPLEYINLIITLLKKYRNEGRKGLENHHEFLENRFFEQGIRMIVDDYKVEDINDLISKSINSVKERHTQGQSIIRFMGAQAPIFGMMGTLIGLIQMMQNLSDPSMIGPGLAVALNTTFYGILISNLVFNPIAVKLSTRTDSEIHLIKVIHAGIIGIKRKSHHLLVTEQMNSFLSRDEQQS